Within the Acyrthosiphon pisum isolate AL4f unplaced genomic scaffold, pea_aphid_22Mar2018_4r6ur Scaffold_21886;HRSCAF=25201, whole genome shotgun sequence genome, the region gtaattaccAAAACatagtcaattttattatgctACAGGTGGCTGCACTAGAACCTGCAAAAATAGGCcttgttttttacaaaaaagtaatataaccATTGGGGATTTCTTTGAAATTTGGTGGAATATATTagcaaaaattacaaaaagtaGATAGCTTATTATCTCGAGCAATAATAATTGCTATGAACCGtagaagtatattattgtttgaagaACCTATATTTTCTTCAGGTTtgtgaaaacaaaaatgaaaatactatcagaagtaatatgtaatttaaaacaattaaaatatactacttTTATTTCCAGTAATTTATTTAGATCCTCGATTTCAAAGAATGCTTACTATAGAACAAAAGTCGATTGCTAAAAATCACTTAAACAAAACATGGAATGCAATGAAatatatttctgaaaaaattgtcaataatgaTGTTGTTGAGGCAACCAATGATGGTACTAACTGTGAAATAAATGAACTAGATGAACTTGAAGTGTTTTTAAGTTCTCAAGGCAGTGCACCGTGCCCCGAGGTTGGAAATAATGATAATCGTTCAATTAGAGTTATCATTGAAGAATACGATAATGTGTATTGACTTCATCATAAATGCTC harbors:
- the LOC103309291 gene encoding uncharacterized protein LOC103309291 encodes the protein AITSKVRCVAHTLNLAIEEGLKIQSIRGVFARARMVVKKLRTPIYAGLLKQENKKQAIRDVETRWSSVYDMLYRLLELKDFCLKFQETMNDLKLSLPDWDNIEKMQKLQKVDSLLSRAIIIAMNRRSILLFEEPIFSSVIYLDPRFQRMLTIEQKSIAKNHLNKTWNAMKYISEKIVNNDVVEATNDGTNCEINELDELEVFLSSQGSAPCPEVGNNDNRSIRVIIEEYDNVY